One Methylocapsa sp. D3K7 DNA window includes the following coding sequences:
- a CDS encoding cysteine desulfurase family protein → MSRARVYLDYNATAPLHPAARAAMGAAFDLCGNASSVHAEGRAARALIEAARAEVAAYAGTAPKNIVFTSGGTEALNLALTPHVETSSDKAKPFDLLLTGAGEHLAVLAGHRFAPSQLERVSLTPEGELNLEALGEALERARLAGRRVMFALQAANNETGVIQPVTVAADMVHAAGGLVICDAVQAAGRIACDLGSLKADAVVFSAHKFGGPKGAGALCFGPDGYHIKDLLLRGGGQERGLRAGTENIPAIAGMGAVLAATKARIAEQATALALLRDEMETRIAHALPNVVFYGASAKRLPNTSCFALPTLEAQVLLIALDMEGFAVSSGSACSSGKVKRSHVLSAMGVDPDLAMGAIRVSLGWESRPEDCVSFVEALAKTVRRIEARRDRPAA, encoded by the coding sequence GTGTCGCGCGCTCGCGTCTACCTCGACTATAACGCCACGGCGCCACTACATCCGGCGGCGCGCGCGGCCATGGGCGCGGCCTTCGACCTTTGTGGAAACGCCTCGTCCGTACATGCCGAGGGGCGGGCAGCGCGGGCTTTGATCGAAGCCGCCCGCGCCGAAGTGGCGGCTTACGCGGGAACTGCGCCCAAAAATATCGTTTTCACATCTGGTGGAACCGAAGCGCTCAATCTGGCGCTCACGCCACACGTTGAAACGTCCAGCGATAAGGCAAAACCATTCGATTTGCTCCTGACGGGGGCCGGAGAACACCTAGCGGTGCTTGCGGGGCACCGTTTCGCGCCTAGCCAACTTGAACGTGTCAGTTTAACACCCGAGGGCGAACTCAACCTCGAGGCGCTCGGCGAGGCGCTGGAACGTGCCCGCTTGGCAGGGAGACGGGTGATGTTCGCCCTGCAAGCGGCCAATAACGAGACCGGCGTCATTCAGCCGGTCACCGTGGCAGCGGACATGGTCCATGCAGCGGGCGGACTTGTCATCTGCGACGCGGTCCAGGCGGCAGGTAGAATCGCTTGCGATCTCGGCAGTTTGAAAGCGGACGCGGTCGTCTTTTCGGCGCATAAATTTGGTGGCCCGAAGGGCGCAGGGGCGCTTTGTTTTGGCCCGGATGGCTACCATATAAAAGACCTGCTCCTGCGCGGCGGCGGTCAGGAGCGGGGGCTGCGTGCGGGAACCGAAAATATCCCCGCGATTGCCGGAATGGGCGCGGTTCTCGCGGCGACAAAGGCGCGGATAGCCGAGCAAGCTACAGCATTGGCGCTCTTGCGGGACGAAATGGAGACGAGAATCGCGCATGCCTTGCCAAATGTTGTGTTTTACGGCGCCAGCGCGAAACGGCTACCCAATACCTCCTGCTTCGCGCTGCCCACGCTCGAAGCGCAAGTCTTGCTTATCGCTTTGGATATGGAGGGTTTTGCGGTATCATCGGGGTCAGCTTGTTCGTCGGGGAAGGTCAAACGGTCACATGTCCTGAGCGCGATGGGCGTTGATCCTGATCTGGCGATGGGCGCCATCAGGGTCAGTCTGGGGTGGGAGTCGCGGCCGGAGGATTGCGTTTCCTTCGTCGAGGCGCTGGCCAAGACGGTGCGAAGGATCGAGGCAAGGCGGGATAGACCGGCAGCGTAA
- the sufB gene encoding Fe-S cluster assembly protein SufB → MAAVQETVDRVKAIDVSEYKYGYSFDIESDKAPKGLSEETVHFISAKKNEPAWLTEWRLGAYRRWLTMAEPHWARVEFPKIDYQDIYYYSAPKTAAGPKSLDEVDPELLKVYAKLGIPLREQEALAGISPERRIAVDAVFDSVSVVTTFKEELAKAGVIFCPISEAVHSHPELVQKYLGSVVPTTDNYYATLNSAVFSDGSFVYVPPGVRCPMELSTYFRINEQNSGQFERTLIIADKGSYVSYLEGCTAPKRDENQLHAAVVELIALDDAEIKYSTVQNWYPGDAEGKGGIYNFVTKRGDCRGANSKISWTQVETGSAITWKYPSCILRGDNSRGEFYSIAISNGRQQVDSGTKMIHLGKNTTSRVISKGISAGRSQNTYRGLISAHRKATGARNFTNCDSLLIGNSCGAHTVPYIESKNPSAQFEHEATTSKISEDQLFYCMQRGLSGEEATALIVNGFVRDVLQQLPMEFAVEAQKLIAISLEGSVG, encoded by the coding sequence ATGGCTGCGGTCCAAGAGACCGTCGATCGCGTGAAAGCGATCGACGTGAGCGAATACAAATATGGATATTCTTTCGATATTGAGTCCGACAAGGCGCCAAAGGGCCTCAGCGAAGAAACCGTCCACTTCATTTCCGCGAAAAAGAACGAGCCGGCCTGGCTGACGGAATGGCGGCTGGGCGCTTACCGGCGCTGGTTGACGATGGCTGAACCGCACTGGGCGCGGGTCGAGTTTCCAAAGATCGATTACCAGGACATTTACTATTATTCGGCGCCCAAGACGGCGGCCGGCCCGAAGTCCCTCGACGAGGTGGATCCCGAGCTTCTCAAAGTTTATGCGAAGCTTGGAATTCCCTTGCGCGAACAAGAAGCCCTCGCCGGGATAAGTCCGGAACGCCGGATCGCCGTCGATGCGGTGTTCGATTCCGTCTCAGTGGTCACGACCTTCAAGGAAGAACTCGCCAAGGCCGGAGTGATCTTCTGTCCCATTTCGGAAGCTGTGCATTCGCATCCCGAACTTGTGCAAAAATATCTCGGATCGGTTGTGCCAACAACGGACAATTACTATGCGACGCTGAACAGCGCCGTATTTTCCGACGGCTCATTCGTCTATGTCCCACCGGGCGTCCGCTGCCCAATGGAACTTTCGACCTATTTCCGGATCAACGAACAAAACAGCGGGCAGTTTGAACGTACGCTCATCATCGCCGACAAGGGCAGTTATGTGTCCTATCTCGAAGGCTGCACGGCGCCCAAGCGTGACGAAAATCAACTGCACGCGGCCGTCGTCGAACTCATTGCGCTTGACGATGCCGAGATCAAATACTCGACCGTGCAGAACTGGTATCCCGGCGATGCCGAAGGTAAGGGCGGCATTTACAATTTCGTCACCAAACGCGGCGATTGCCGTGGCGCCAATTCCAAGATTTCCTGGACGCAGGTGGAGACAGGATCGGCGATCACCTGGAAATATCCATCTTGCATTCTGCGGGGGGATAATTCGCGGGGCGAATTCTATTCGATCGCCATTTCCAATGGCCGGCAGCAGGTCGATTCCGGCACTAAGATGATCCATCTCGGCAAGAACACAACGAGCCGTGTCATCTCGAAGGGAATTTCCGCGGGCCGCTCGCAAAACACCTATCGCGGGCTCATCTCCGCCCATCGGAAGGCAACCGGCGCACGCAATTTCACCAATTGTGATTCGCTTCTGATCGGCAATTCCTGCGGTGCCCACACCGTGCCTTACATCGAATCGAAAAATCCCAGCGCGCAATTCGAACATGAGGCGACAACCTCGAAAATCTCCGAGGACCAGCTGTTCTATTGCATGCAGCGCGGGCTTTCGGGTGAGGAAGCGACGGCTCTGATCGTCAATGGCTTTGTTCGCGATGTCCTGCAACAGCTGCCGATGGAATTCGCGGTGGAAGCACAGAAATTGATCGCCATTTCGTTAGAAGGAAGCGTCGGCTGA
- the sufC gene encoding Fe-S cluster assembly ATPase SufC: protein MLEVKNLSVSINGRIILDDLSLVVRDGEIAALMGPNGSGKSTLSYVLAGRKDYTVETGDILLNGESLLDLEPDIRAAKGLFLAFQYPIEIPGVATLTFLKAALNAQRRGRGQDELSTPDFMKKVRVSASKLQISQDMLKRALNVGFSGGEKKRMDILQMALLEPSFAILDETDSGLDIDALRVVADGVNALRTINRGFLVITHYQRLLDYVVPDTVHVMAQGRIMRSGGKELALELEKSGYRDYNVEPVVA, encoded by the coding sequence GTGCTGGAAGTAAAAAACCTCAGCGTTTCTATCAATGGGCGCATAATCCTTGATGATCTCAGTCTTGTTGTCCGAGATGGGGAAATTGCCGCGCTGATGGGACCAAATGGGAGCGGCAAATCGACGTTGTCCTATGTCCTGGCCGGCCGCAAGGATTACACCGTCGAGACGGGCGACATTTTGCTGAATGGCGAAAGCCTCTTAGACCTCGAGCCGGATATCCGCGCCGCCAAAGGTTTATTCCTCGCCTTCCAGTATCCTATCGAAATTCCCGGTGTCGCGACGCTGACGTTTCTCAAGGCGGCGTTGAATGCGCAACGCAGAGGCCGCGGGCAAGATGAGCTTTCCACACCGGATTTCATGAAAAAGGTCAGGGTATCGGCGAGTAAGCTACAAATCAGCCAGGACATGCTAAAGCGCGCGCTCAATGTCGGTTTTTCCGGGGGCGAAAAAAAGCGCATGGATATTCTCCAAATGGCGCTGCTTGAGCCGTCATTCGCCATTCTCGACGAAACCGATTCCGGCCTCGACATCGATGCCTTGCGCGTGGTCGCCGATGGCGTCAATGCGCTGCGCACGATCAACCGCGGTTTTCTTGTCATCACCCATTATCAGCGGCTACTCGACTATGTCGTACCGGACACCGTGCATGTGATGGCGCAAGGCCGGATCATGCGCAGCGGCGGCAAGGAACTCGCGCTTGAGCTCGAGAAGAGCGGTTATCGCGATTACAACGTTGAGCCGGTGGTTGCCTAG
- the sufD gene encoding Fe-S cluster assembly protein SufD — MSAEIIPARTPAEVFLASAFERSKATLPGNAKVAKWREDTFRRFYAAGLPHRRIEAWHYTDLRSLMREALPVATPPDETAIAALRETFAADAPALRLVLVDGFFAGGLSTPMPDGIRVASLASVLSEGRLELIALLASQDLGGEDPIVALNAALMQDGIIIEVADGTQVAEPIHLIHVTASPTAAAHFSRSAVIVGAGAAIRLAESCHSASPVAKACASQVNACLTVSVGDNARLAHTAMVTGHSPHGVRLETMLARVGQRAKFDSFALVSGIGLVRRQTFLRFEGAGAEASFGGASLLGGREHADTTLLVEHMAPACRSRETYKYILDEEATGIFQGKIHVAPKAQKTDGKMLSRAVLLSDMAAMNNKPELEIFADDVVCGHGATCGGLDADQLFYLQTRGLPLPEAEALLLEAFAGELIDGIGDDGLIHEFRGQLRIWLAARRHAAKAANDQMERA; from the coding sequence ATGAGCGCCGAAATTATCCCCGCGAGAACGCCAGCCGAGGTTTTCCTGGCCAGCGCGTTCGAACGTTCCAAGGCCACGCTGCCCGGCAACGCCAAGGTGGCGAAATGGCGCGAAGATACGTTTCGACGCTTTTATGCGGCGGGACTGCCGCACCGGCGTATAGAGGCCTGGCACTATACCGATTTGCGGTCGCTGATGCGCGAAGCTCTGCCAGTCGCCACGCCGCCGGATGAAACGGCCATCGCCGCGCTACGCGAAACCTTTGCGGCGGATGCTCCGGCGCTGCGTCTGGTTCTGGTTGACGGATTTTTCGCCGGCGGATTGTCCACCCCGATGCCAGATGGAATAAGGGTTGCTTCCCTTGCGTCCGTGTTGTCAGAGGGGCGACTCGAACTGATCGCGCTGTTGGCTTCGCAAGATCTCGGCGGCGAGGATCCCATCGTCGCCTTGAACGCGGCTCTGATGCAGGATGGCATCATTATCGAGGTGGCGGACGGAACGCAGGTCGCCGAGCCTATCCATCTTATTCATGTGACGGCTTCGCCGACAGCCGCGGCGCATTTCTCCCGCTCGGCCGTGATCGTCGGAGCGGGCGCCGCGATCCGTCTCGCGGAATCATGCCATTCAGCGAGCCCTGTTGCTAAAGCCTGTGCCAGTCAAGTCAACGCCTGCCTGACCGTATCGGTCGGCGATAATGCGCGACTCGCGCATACCGCGATGGTAACCGGACACTCCCCGCATGGAGTGCGGCTCGAAACCATGCTGGCGCGAGTCGGCCAAAGAGCAAAATTCGACAGCTTCGCCCTTGTGTCCGGCATTGGTCTCGTCCGCCGCCAGACGTTCCTGCGTTTCGAAGGCGCCGGTGCCGAAGCCTCGTTTGGGGGCGCATCCCTGCTCGGCGGCCGTGAACATGCCGACACAACCTTGCTCGTCGAGCACATGGCGCCCGCCTGCCGGAGCCGTGAGACCTACAAATATATTCTCGACGAGGAGGCAACTGGCATCTTTCAGGGCAAGATTCACGTCGCGCCGAAGGCACAAAAAACCGACGGCAAGATGCTTTCAAGAGCCGTGCTTTTGTCGGACATGGCCGCCATGAACAACAAGCCGGAACTAGAAATCTTTGCCGATGACGTTGTCTGCGGCCACGGCGCCACATGCGGCGGTCTGGACGCTGATCAATTGTTCTACCTGCAAACGAGAGGCTTGCCTCTTCCCGAGGCTGAAGCGCTGCTTTTGGAAGCCTTCGCGGGAGAATTGATCGATGGCATCGGCGATGATGGATTGATCCATGAGTTCCGCGGCCAGCTTCGAATCTGGCTTGCTGCCCGGCGTCATGCAGCGAAAGCGGCTAATGACCAGATGGAGCGCGCATGA
- a CDS encoding cysteine desulfurase translates to MNKHMGMDAPLDVARLREDFPILSTTVHGKPLVYLDNAASAQKPREVVDRMVHATYHEYANVHRGLHHLANAATEAYETARESVRTFLNAGSVNEIIFTKSATEAINLVAASFGEAFIKEGDEIVLSIMEHHANIVPWHFLRERKGAVLKWVNVDDDGNFLLDQFKQALTARTKIVALTHMSNVLGTVTPVKKIAGIAHARGIPVLIDGSQGAVHLDVDVVDLDVDFYCITGHKLYGPTGVGALYGKAEWLAKMPPFLGGGEMIEEVTTDRVTYNEPPHRFEAGTPPIVQAIGLGAAANYLRRIGRDRIHAHEMALSDYAHERLSRINSLRIFGRAKSKGAIISFDMKGAHPHDIGTVLDRRGIAVRAGTHCAQPLLARFGVTATCRASFALYNTFEEVDKLADALIKAESLFV, encoded by the coding sequence ATGAACAAACATATGGGCATGGACGCGCCGCTCGATGTCGCTCGCCTGCGCGAGGATTTTCCAATACTTTCCACGACGGTTCATGGCAAACCGCTGGTTTATCTCGACAATGCCGCGTCGGCGCAAAAGCCACGGGAAGTCGTCGACCGGATGGTTCACGCGACCTACCACGAATACGCCAATGTGCATCGCGGCTTGCATCATCTCGCCAATGCCGCGACGGAAGCCTATGAGACAGCGCGGGAAAGCGTGCGGACCTTTCTCAACGCCGGCTCCGTGAATGAAATCATTTTCACGAAATCGGCGACCGAGGCGATCAATCTGGTCGCGGCCTCCTTTGGCGAAGCCTTCATCAAAGAGGGCGACGAGATCGTCTTGTCCATCATGGAACACCACGCCAATATCGTGCCTTGGCATTTTTTACGGGAGCGCAAGGGCGCCGTCCTAAAATGGGTGAACGTCGATGACGATGGAAATTTTCTCCTCGACCAGTTCAAACAGGCGTTGACCGCCAGGACCAAGATCGTCGCCTTAACCCATATGTCAAATGTGCTCGGCACCGTGACCCCAGTCAAGAAAATCGCCGGAATTGCGCATGCGCGCGGTATTCCCGTCTTGATCGATGGTTCGCAAGGCGCCGTCCATCTCGACGTTGACGTGGTTGACCTCGACGTCGATTTTTATTGCATCACCGGCCATAAACTCTATGGGCCGACCGGCGTCGGCGCGCTCTACGGAAAGGCGGAGTGGCTGGCGAAAATGCCTCCCTTCCTCGGCGGCGGCGAGATGATCGAGGAAGTCACCACGGATCGCGTGACTTATAATGAACCGCCACATCGGTTCGAAGCTGGCACCCCGCCCATCGTGCAAGCGATTGGGCTCGGCGCGGCCGCAAACTACCTTCGGCGGATCGGCCGCGACCGCATTCATGCACATGAAATGGCTTTGAGCGACTATGCGCATGAACGTTTGTCGCGGATCAATTCGCTGCGCATTTTCGGCCGCGCGAAGAGCAAAGGCGCTATTATTTCGTTCGACATGAAGGGGGCCCATCCGCATGACATTGGCACGGTGCTTGACCGCAGAGGCATCGCCGTGCGCGCCGGAACCCATTGCGCCCAGCCTCTCCTGGCGCGTTTCGGCGTTACCGCGACCTGCCGGGCCTCCTTCGCGCTCTACAACACCTTCGAGGAAGTCGATAAGCTCGCCGATGCCCTGATCAAAGCTGAAAGCCTATTTGTGTGA
- a CDS encoding iron-sulfur cluster assembly protein encodes MVDPEFMPNQPQWLFDPAVPEEERARYTNDIVAAVKTVFDPEIPCDIYELGLIYKVDIGDDRLVKIDMTLTAPGCPVAGELARSVETAVGAVPGVLGVSVSVVFEPPWDQGRMSDEARVSLDMF; translated from the coding sequence ATGGTTGACCCGGAGTTCATGCCGAACCAGCCGCAGTGGCTCTTCGATCCGGCGGTGCCAGAAGAAGAGCGCGCGCGCTACACAAACGATATCGTCGCGGCCGTGAAGACGGTGTTCGATCCGGAAATTCCGTGCGACATCTATGAGCTTGGATTGATCTACAAAGTCGACATCGGTGACGATCGCCTGGTCAAGATCGACATGACCTTGACTGCACCCGGGTGCCCGGTTGCGGGCGAACTTGCGCGGTCGGTCGAGACGGCGGTTGGCGCTGTTCCTGGTGTGCTTGGCGTTTCTGTCTCGGTGGTCTTCGAACCGCCATGGGATCAGGGACGCATGTCGGACGAAGCGCGCGTTTCGCTCGATATGTTTTGA
- a CDS encoding DsbA family protein, with the protein MRSPKSAKTVLRGHRGLLETAAATALTIAGLFVIGNPPASVRAEAAGVPVNELMAAEALPDIALGSSSAPVTIVEYASMTCSHCAAFYATTFPELKSKYIDTGKVRFILREFPLDPLAAAGFMVARCAGDDKRNAIVELLFAQQKNWAFTDKPVEALANLVKQTGMSQTSFEACLKNQDLYNKIAKVHDQAAEKFGVNATPTFFINGKKQNGEMNPDALAKLIDPMLKG; encoded by the coding sequence ATGCGTTCGCCGAAATCTGCCAAGACAGTCCTGAGAGGCCATCGTGGCCTGCTCGAAACGGCCGCCGCAACGGCTTTGACGATCGCGGGTCTATTTGTCATCGGCAATCCACCAGCTTCTGTCAGGGCGGAAGCTGCGGGTGTACCTGTCAACGAACTGATGGCCGCCGAAGCGTTACCCGATATTGCGCTTGGCTCCAGCAGCGCGCCGGTCACAATCGTTGAATATGCGTCGATGACGTGTAGCCATTGCGCGGCTTTTTACGCAACGACCTTTCCCGAATTGAAAAGCAAATATATCGATACTGGCAAAGTGCGCTTTATCTTGCGTGAATTCCCGCTTGACCCATTGGCGGCCGCCGGTTTCATGGTGGCCCGCTGTGCAGGTGACGACAAGAGAAATGCCATCGTCGAACTTCTCTTTGCGCAACAAAAAAACTGGGCGTTCACCGACAAGCCGGTGGAAGCCTTAGCCAATCTCGTCAAGCAAACCGGGATGAGCCAAACAAGTTTCGAGGCGTGCCTCAAAAACCAGGATCTCTACAATAAGATCGCCAAGGTGCATGATCAGGCGGCTGAAAAATTTGGCGTCAATGCGACGCCGACGTTTTTCATCAATGGGAAAAAGCAGAACGGCGAGATGAATCCGGACGCTTTGGCAAAATTGATCGATCCCATGCTGAAAGGCTAA
- a CDS encoding CbtB-domain containing protein, with protein sequence MSSAIHAPVSRPVPIPIGEILPWAAFAGILALLAIYFIGAEQGATALMSGHYLHEFVHDGRHIMAFPCH encoded by the coding sequence ATGAGCAGCGCGATCCACGCTCCCGTTAGCCGGCCGGTTCCGATCCCGATCGGGGAAATTCTCCCATGGGCGGCGTTCGCCGGTATCCTGGCTCTCCTCGCCATCTATTTCATCGGCGCCGAGCAAGGCGCGACTGCGCTGATGTCTGGCCATTATCTGCACGAATTCGTGCACGACGGACGCCACATCATGGCCTTTCCTTGTCACTAG
- a CDS encoding CbtA family protein, translated as MVSGLLLRGLLAGFLAGLIAAVFSGFAGEPSIERAIAYESAAEQAAGLIPEPEIVSRSTQRGAGLLTASAIYGAALGGLFSLVFAFAYQRIGDLDPRTLSALFALAGFIALVLVPELKYPANPPAIGEAATIGARTALYFAMLAISLLAMILAVTLAPYLTAWLGAWNGTLLAAAVFAGLAGLAALALPPIDEVPSDFPANVLWNFRLASIGARALLWGTLGLAFGGMTQIWLRGVKPYSA; from the coding sequence GTGGTTAGTGGTCTGCTTTTGCGGGGGCTCCTCGCGGGGTTCCTCGCGGGGCTGATTGCGGCGGTCTTTTCGGGCTTTGCCGGCGAGCCTTCCATCGAACGCGCGATTGCCTATGAAAGCGCTGCGGAGCAGGCTGCTGGACTTATCCCCGAGCCGGAAATCGTCAGCCGGAGCACTCAGCGCGGCGCCGGTCTTTTGACCGCGAGCGCCATTTATGGTGCCGCGTTAGGCGGCTTGTTCAGCCTGGTTTTCGCTTTCGCTTACCAGCGAATTGGAGATTTGGACCCGCGCACCCTGTCGGCCTTATTCGCGCTTGCCGGGTTTATCGCACTCGTGCTCGTGCCGGAGCTGAAATACCCGGCCAACCCGCCGGCGATCGGCGAGGCGGCGACGATCGGCGCCCGCACAGCGCTCTATTTCGCCATGCTCGCCATTTCTCTTCTTGCAATGATCCTCGCCGTGACACTCGCCCCTTATCTCACGGCGTGGCTCGGCGCCTGGAATGGCACTCTGCTCGCCGCCGCCGTCTTCGCTGGGTTGGCGGGCCTCGCCGCCCTTGCACTGCCGCCTATCGATGAGGTTCCAAGCGATTTTCCGGCAAATGTCCTATGGAATTTCCGCCTGGCATCAATTGGCGCGCGCGCGCTCCTTTGGGGCACGCTCGGATTGGCGTTTGGCGGCATGACGCAAATTTGGCTGCGCGGCGTAAAGCCGTATTCGGCGTAA
- a CDS encoding glycoside hydrolase family 3 protein, translated as MRRDSIASVGHHFFIGLKPSPVLDAQDRALLAELQPAGVILFKSNFRHDLPYEAWLEIHARLINDIRAATGRPHMWIGIDHEGGRVCRTPLPITRFDYAVHLAHQSAKVGAAMGRELASLGINLDFAPVLDIHTNPANPVIGPRAFGPTPDAVIAAALPFIEALQNENVLACGKHFPGHGDTSIDSHLGLPSQPLDLNALRARELKPFASAIKAGLSMIMTSHILYPAVDPVSPVTLSRRFLTGILREELGFEGVAISDDIGMGAMKGVFDDPESAVRLISAGSDMVMVCAHFTDSSRARGFAEAIVAARDQGRLDSDILARSKARVENLLSRAATNDVHPLPENTFRAHAGIAKLYEAETVEVV; from the coding sequence ATGCGCCGTGACTCCATTGCTTCCGTTGGCCATCATTTTTTCATCGGGCTCAAGCCTTCGCCGGTTCTTGACGCGCAAGACCGCGCGCTTTTGGCTGAACTGCAGCCCGCCGGCGTCATCCTGTTCAAGAGCAATTTCCGGCATGATCTCCCCTACGAAGCGTGGCTCGAAATCCATGCCCGGCTGATCAACGATATTCGCGCCGCAACCGGGCGCCCGCACATGTGGATCGGGATTGACCATGAAGGCGGCCGCGTCTGCCGGACACCGCTGCCGATTACCCGCTTTGACTATGCGGTACACTTAGCGCACCAATCGGCGAAAGTCGGCGCCGCGATGGGACGCGAACTCGCCTCGCTCGGCATCAACCTCGATTTCGCGCCGGTGCTCGATATTCATACGAATCCCGCCAATCCGGTGATCGGCCCACGGGCTTTTGGACCCACTCCTGATGCTGTGATTGCCGCCGCCCTCCCCTTCATCGAGGCTCTGCAAAATGAAAATGTCCTGGCCTGCGGCAAGCATTTTCCGGGGCATGGCGACACCAGCATCGATTCTCATCTGGGTTTGCCCTCTCAGCCGCTGGACCTCAATGCCTTGCGGGCGCGCGAGCTAAAGCCGTTCGCGAGTGCGATCAAAGCTGGGCTTTCGATGATCATGACGTCGCATATTCTCTATCCTGCGGTCGATCCGGTGTCACCAGTCACCCTATCGCGCCGGTTCCTCACCGGAATTCTCCGTGAGGAGCTCGGCTTTGAAGGTGTCGCCATCTCCGACGATATCGGGATGGGCGCGATGAAGGGCGTTTTCGACGACCCGGAGTCCGCGGTGCGTTTGATCTCGGCTGGGAGCGACATGGTGATGGTTTGCGCGCATTTCACTGATTCGAGCCGCGCCAGGGGGTTCGCGGAAGCAATCGTCGCGGCGAGAGACCAGGGACGCTTGGACTCGGACATTTTGGCGCGCTCTAAGGCCCGCGTCGAAAACTTGCTGAGCCGCGCGGCAACCAACGACGTGCACCCGCTGCCCGAAAACACTTTTCGCGCGCATGCCGGGATCGCTAAGCTCTATGAAGCCGAAACCGTCGAGGTGGTTTAG
- a CDS encoding IS1595 family transposase gives MVNPVLSAPQFQDEEGAFAYVESRLWPHGPACPHCGNANGKRIRKMAGKTTRRGLYKCYECRKPFTVRMGTIFESSHLPLHLWLQVIHLMCASKKGIATRQIQRMLVCSMKTAWFLTHRIRKAMRDGSLAPMGGVGGIVESDETFIGRKDGTIKRRGHGHKNAVLSLVDRKSGKVRSFYIDGTSAADVMPIIRKNVAKETAMMTDEGGHYSRLGSDFQSHETVNHKADEYVRYDGDRLITTNTGENYFSVFKRGMKGVYQHCSEKHLHRYLAEFDFRYSTAQELHGLKAKLDFWSWQQLSHAQAKSNSLQAVVSHQLAGGEVLTDPLDTDVLLSLTAPTGEKITYRLPKAESRKIAEEILSLPSVKTNSEDLN, from the coding sequence ATGGTCAATCCCGTTCTTTCTGCCCCACAGTTCCAAGACGAGGAAGGCGCTTTCGCTTATGTCGAAAGCCGTCTTTGGCCGCATGGTCCGGCTTGCCCGCATTGCGGCAATGCCAATGGGAAACGCATTCGCAAGATGGCTGGCAAAACTACCCGCCGTGGCCTTTACAAATGCTATGAATGCCGCAAGCCATTTACCGTTCGCATGGGGACCATTTTTGAGTCCTCGCATTTGCCCCTGCATCTCTGGTTGCAAGTCATCCATTTGATGTGCGCCAGCAAAAAAGGCATTGCGACCCGCCAAATTCAGCGGATGCTCGTTTGCAGCATGAAAACCGCATGGTTTCTCACTCATAGAATTAGAAAAGCTATGCGTGACGGTTCTCTAGCTCCCATGGGCGGCGTTGGCGGAATTGTCGAGTCCGACGAAACTTTTATCGGGCGCAAAGACGGAACCATTAAGCGCCGTGGTCATGGCCATAAGAATGCTGTCTTATCTCTCGTTGACCGCAAGAGCGGGAAAGTCCGATCATTTTATATCGATGGCACCAGCGCTGCCGATGTTATGCCGATCATCCGCAAGAATGTCGCGAAAGAAACCGCGATGATGACTGATGAAGGCGGCCACTATAGTCGCCTAGGATCTGATTTCCAGAGCCATGAAACTGTGAACCATAAGGCCGATGAATATGTGCGCTATGACGGTGATCGCCTCATCACCACCAACACCGGCGAAAACTATTTCAGCGTCTTTAAAAGGGGCATGAAAGGAGTTTATCAGCATTGCTCTGAAAAACACCTACATCGCTATCTTGCCGAGTTCGATTTTCGCTATTCGACTGCCCAGGAATTGCATGGCTTAAAGGCGAAATTGGATTTTTGGTCTTGGCAACAATTGTCACACGCCCAGGCCAAATCTAACTCGCTCCAAGCTGTCGTCTCTCATCAGCTCGCAGGAGGCGAGGTTCTAACCGATCCTCTTGATACTGATGTTTTACTGTCATTGACAGCTCCAACCGGTGAGAAAATTACATATCGATTACCCAAGGCCGAATCTCGTAAGATTGCAGAAGAAATTTTGTCGTTGCCGAGCGTCAAAACAAATTCGGAGGATCTAAATTGA